The following coding sequences lie in one Arachis ipaensis cultivar K30076 chromosome B03, Araip1.1, whole genome shotgun sequence genomic window:
- the LOC107630053 gene encoding cationic amino acid transporter 8, vacuolar — protein MEEPPPPHTSAIPNARTRSYWRWSKQDFFPEPSFQSFTTYRAALASACPRLRDRLLSRSSDNNELNVLPHASENPMRRCLTAWDLTWLAFGSVVGSGIFVITGQEARTDAGPAIVLSYAISGFSALLSALCYTEFAVDVPVAGGSFSFLRIELGDFIAFLAAGNILLEAVVGAAGLGRSWSSYFASMIKNDPDFFRIRVNSFQEGFNMLDPIAVVVLFIANGVAMSSTRNTSILNWLSSIVTTLVIGFIIVVGFVHGKASNLTPFFPMGMKGVFNAAAVVYWSYTGFDMVATMAEETKNPARDIPIGLVGSMSMITVIYCLMALALVSMVNYTQIDVDAAYSVAFVQIGMKWAKYLVSICALKGMTTSLLVGSMGQARYMTQIARSHMIPPFFALIHPKTGTPVNATLFITLLSSIVGLFSSLDVLSNVFSISTLFIFMLMAVALLVRRYYVRQNTSKEDLMRVLGCLFVIIASSAVGTALWNANKLGWIGYTVAAVVWLIGTLAMSFLPKQRTPKVWGVPLVPWLPSLSIATNLFLIGSLEPDAFWRFFLCTAFMLLYYIFVGVHATYDVEHQNSHYFKDVEPTDQPNHGPFVT, from the coding sequence ATGGAGGAACCGCCACCACCGCACACCTCCGCCATCCCCAACGCCCGCACTCGGAGCTACTGGCGGTGGAGTAAGCAAGACTTCTTTCCGGAGCCCTCATTTCAGAGCTTCACCACCTACCGGGCCGCCCTTGCCTCCGCGTGCCCCCGTCTCAGGGATCGCCTCCTCAGCCGCTCTTCTGACAACAACGAGCTCAACGTCCTCCCTCACGCTAGCGAGAATCCCATGCGCCGCTGCCTCACCGCCTGGGACCTCACCTGGCTCGCTTTCGGCTCCGTCGTCGGCTCCGGAATCTTCGTAATCACCGGCCAGGAGGCCCGCACCGACGCCGGTCCCGCCATCGTTCTCTCCTACGCCATCTCTGGCTTCTCCGCCCTCCTCTCCGCCCTCTGCTACACCGAGTTCGCAGTCGATGTCCCCGTCGCCGGCGGCTCTTTCTCCTTCCTCCGCATCgagcttggtgacttcattgcctTCCTTGCCGCCGGAAACATCCTCCTCGAGGCTGTTGTAGGCGCTGCCGGCCTCGGCCGTTCATGGTCCTCTTATTTtgccagtatgatcaagaacgaTCCGGATTTCTTCCGGATCCGGGTGAATTCCTTCCAAGAAGGGTTCAACATGCTGGATCCAATTGCTGTTGTCGTTCTTTTTATCGCCAACGGTGTTGCAATGAGCAGCACTAGGAATACCTCAATCCTGAATTGGCTCAGCTCCATTGTCACTACGCTTGTTATTGGGTTCATCATCGTAGTTGGATTTGTTCACGGTAAAGCCTCAAACCTGACGCCATTCTTCCCTATGGGGATGAAGGGAGTGTTCAATGCTGCTGCGGTTGTGTATTGGTCTTATACAGGCTTCGACATGGTGGCAACTATGGCTGAGGAAACGAAGAACCCTGCCAGGGATATACCCATTGGTTTGGTTGGTTCCATGTCGATGATCACGGTTATTTACTGCTTGATGGCTTTGGCGCTTGTGTCAATGGTGAATTACACTCAGATCGATGTAGATGCGGCTTATTCCGTGGCGTTTGTTCAGATAGGAATGAAGTGGGCTAAGTACCTTGTGAGTATCTGTGCATTGAAAGGAATGACCACAAGCTTGCTTGTTGGGTCAATGGGGCAAGCAAGGTATATGACACAAATTGCAAGGTCTCACATGATTCCTCCCTTCTTTGCACTGATTCACCCCAAAACTGGTACCCCTGTCAATGCTACCTTGTTTATTACTTTGCTGAGCTCCATTGTGGGGCTTTTCTCAAGCTTGGATGTTTTGTCCAATGTCTTCTCCATTAGTACTCTTTTCATTTTCATGCTCATGGCTGTCGCGCTTTTGGTGAGGAGGTACTACGTCAGGCAGAACACGTCCAAAGAGGATTTGATGAGGGTTCTTGGCTGCTTGTTCGTGATCATTGCATCTTCTGCCGTAGGGACTGCTCTTTGGAACGCCAATAAACTGGGTTGGATTGGGTATACAGTGGCTGCAGTTGTGTGGCTAATAGGTACATTGGCAATGAGCTTCCTTCCCAAGCAAAGGACTCCAAAGGTTTGGGGTGTTCCGTTGGTTCCGTGGTTGCCTTCTCTGTCAATTGCTACCAACCTCTTCTTGATAGGCTCTTTGGAACCCGACGCTTTCTGGAGGTTCTTCCTTTGCACTGCGTTTATGCTTCTCTATTACATTTTTGTGGGAGTACACGCAACTTATGATGTGGAGCATCAAAATAGCCACTATTTCAAAGATGTGGAGCCAACGGACCAACCCAACCACGGTCCTTTTGTCACATAG